Sequence from the Deltaproteobacteria bacterium genome:
GCCGATCCCGTGGACCCGCGCTACGAGGTGAGCGCGCTTGTGGCGAAGCTGGCACGCGAACGGCGGCGCCGTCCGGTGCTCCTGCTGGAGAACGTCAAGGGCAGCGCGCTTCCGGTGGTGACCAACCTCCATGCGAGCCGGCGGCGTATGGCATTGGCCATGAACACCGAGCCGCGGGAGGTCCAGCGGGCGTTCCTCAATGCCATGGAGCGCCCGCTGGCGCCGGTGGTGGTGGACGGCGGGCCGGTCAAGGAGGTGGTGCATACGGGTGCCGACGTCGACCTGCTGGCGCTGCCGCAGATCGTCCACCATGGCGCGGACGCCGGGCCCTACATCACCGCGGCTATCTCGTTCGCGAAGGATCCGGAGGACGGCACCTGGAACTGCGCCTACAACCGCCTGATGATCATGGGGAAGGACCGG
This genomic interval carries:
- a CDS encoding UbiD family decarboxylase, whose translation is MPQDLGSYLELVESKDELVRIADPVDPRYEVSALVAKLARERRRRPVLLLENVKGSALPVVTNLHASRRRMALAMNTEPREVQRAFLNAMERPLAPVVVDGGPVKEVVHTGADVDLLALPQIVHHGADAGPYITAAISFAKDPEDGTWNCAYNRLMIMGKDR